One genomic segment of Amycolatopsis sp. Hca4 includes these proteins:
- a CDS encoding transglycosylase domain-containing protein yields the protein MTLPTDDEDKPARTGWRRVRRIAGWTLGVLIGGPLIAFWIAYLVLDVRSPQEVLAGLHKTVVLQYADGSELLKVVPADGDRTFVPYTKVPAKLRDAIIATEDPTFWDNQGFDPTGIGRAFLTGVGGGSGITQQYIKKSTGDEDATLWRKFAELVLATKITQEQGKEQIFESYVNIISFGRGTFGPAAAMNAYFGKKLDDSITWSEAAFLAGMIQSPSVHDPAASGDLHATRRWQYVRDKLVGRGYVKGDEPMAYPGPEIQPPSETRAGRLTYDEFHVKQQVLAELEQDGFPLGRLQQGNLTVQTTLDRGLQDAAKKALRERLDGEPKEFRGALVAVDPKTGAVRAYQGGDQGVRDYASTPHALGTAFHPFTFTAALRHGFGPDQAIPAFSKVEFLGETFQYPEVCGKKCTPRRAVETHADGTVVALAKKLGPEALSDAARQAGIPEAVDGVPTLREKDGFLIGAGIAIGRYPVRPLDVAGAYGTFAAEGRRSTPHLVAKVRDESGAVVWAHPDTSSPAFGDDDTSRRVAAEVTATLRGGDGPAAGYTGEAEHGTSPDYQDAWAVGYTPQLATAVWIGSDDERRLKDASGRKLTGNLVPADVRRAFTAAAGPR from the coding sequence GTGACCTTGCCGACCGATGACGAAGACAAGCCCGCCCGCACCGGGTGGCGCCGCGTCCGGCGGATCGCCGGCTGGACCCTCGGCGTCCTGATCGGCGGCCCGCTGATCGCCTTCTGGATCGCCTACCTGGTGCTCGACGTCCGCAGCCCGCAGGAGGTGCTCGCCGGGCTCCACAAGACCGTCGTCCTGCAGTACGCGGACGGGTCCGAGCTGCTCAAGGTGGTCCCGGCCGACGGCGACCGGACGTTCGTCCCCTACACCAAGGTGCCCGCGAAGCTGCGGGACGCCATCATCGCCACCGAGGACCCGACCTTCTGGGACAACCAGGGCTTCGACCCGACCGGCATCGGCCGCGCCTTCCTCACCGGCGTCGGCGGCGGGTCGGGGATCACCCAGCAGTACATCAAGAAGTCCACCGGCGACGAGGACGCGACGCTCTGGCGCAAGTTCGCCGAACTCGTGCTGGCCACGAAGATCACCCAGGAACAGGGCAAGGAACAGATCTTCGAAAGCTACGTCAACATCATCTCCTTCGGCCGCGGCACGTTCGGGCCCGCCGCGGCGATGAACGCCTACTTCGGCAAGAAGCTCGACGACTCCATCACCTGGAGCGAAGCCGCCTTCCTCGCCGGGATGATCCAGTCGCCGTCGGTGCACGACCCCGCAGCGTCCGGTGACCTCCACGCCACCCGGCGCTGGCAGTACGTGCGCGACAAGCTCGTCGGCCGCGGCTACGTCAAGGGCGACGAGCCGATGGCCTATCCCGGCCCGGAGATCCAGCCGCCGTCGGAGACCCGCGCGGGCCGCCTCACCTACGACGAGTTCCACGTCAAGCAGCAGGTCCTGGCCGAACTGGAACAGGACGGCTTCCCGCTCGGGCGGTTGCAGCAAGGGAATCTGACGGTCCAGACGACGCTGGACCGCGGCCTGCAGGACGCCGCGAAGAAGGCGCTGCGGGAAAGACTCGACGGCGAGCCGAAGGAGTTCCGCGGCGCGCTCGTCGCCGTCGACCCGAAGACCGGGGCCGTCCGCGCCTACCAGGGCGGTGACCAGGGGGTGCGCGACTACGCGAGCACCCCGCACGCGCTTGGCACGGCGTTCCACCCGTTCACGTTCACCGCGGCACTGCGCCACGGCTTCGGCCCGGACCAAGCGATCCCGGCGTTCTCGAAGGTCGAATTCCTCGGCGAGACCTTCCAGTACCCGGAGGTCTGCGGCAAGAAGTGCACCCCGCGCCGGGCGGTGGAAACGCACGCCGACGGCACCGTGGTCGCGCTGGCGAAGAAGCTCGGCCCGGAGGCGCTGAGCGACGCCGCCCGGCAGGCCGGCATCCCCGAAGCCGTGGACGGCGTCCCGACCCTGCGCGAAAAGGACGGCTTCCTCATCGGCGCGGGCATCGCCATCGGCCGGTACCCGGTGCGGCCGCTGGACGTCGCCGGCGCCTACGGGACCTTCGCCGCCGAAGGCCGGCGCAGCACCCCGCACCTGGTGGCGAAGGTCCGCGACGAAAGCGGCGCGGTCGTCTGGGCGCACCCGGACACCTCGAGCCCGGCCTTCGGCGACGACGACACCAGCCGCCGCGTCGCCGCGGAGGTCACCGCGACCCTGCGCGGCGGCGACGGCCCGGCGGCGGGGTACACCGGCGAGGCCGAGCACGGCACCAGCCCGGACTACCAGGACGCCTGGGCCGTCGGCTACACCCCGCAGCTGGCGACGGCGGTCTGGATCGGCTCCGACGACGAGCGCCGGCTCAAGGACGCGAGCGGCCGCAAACTGACCGGCAACCTCGTCCCGGCCGACGTCCGGCGCGCGTTCACCGCGGCGGCGGGGCCGCGCTGA
- a CDS encoding L-serine ammonia-lyase: protein MAISVFDLFSIGIGPSSSHTVGPMRAALTFVDGLGDDLARTSRVQAELFGSLGATGFGHGSDKAVLLGLSGERPEEIDTDTVPVRIAEIRESGRLRLAGTHEIAFDEDTDLTMHRRKSLPAHPNGMVFRAFDAAGSLLRERTYYSVGGGFVRDESYETDTVFVEDSTPVPYPFRTGADLLAHCASTGKPISEIMLANELSWRTAEEVREGLLDIWAVMAECVRNGCTHEGVLPGGLKVPRRARALHEKLLAEDGADDPLYAMDWVSLYALAVNEENAAGGRVVTAPTNGAAGIIPAVLHYYQRFIRHSSDDGIVTFLLTAGAIGSILKQTGSISGAEVGCQGEVGSASAMAAAGLTEVLGGTPAHVENAAEIGVEHHLGLTCDPVGGLVQIPCIERNAVGASKAIHAARMAMRGDGSHVVTLDKAIKTMRETGADMSVKYKETARGGLAVNVIEC from the coding sequence ATGGCGATCAGCGTCTTCGACCTGTTTTCCATCGGCATCGGCCCGTCGAGCTCCCACACCGTCGGGCCGATGCGGGCCGCACTGACCTTTGTGGACGGACTCGGCGACGACCTCGCGCGGACGTCCCGCGTGCAGGCCGAGCTGTTCGGCTCGCTCGGCGCGACCGGCTTCGGCCACGGCAGCGACAAAGCCGTCCTGCTCGGGCTCTCGGGTGAGCGTCCCGAAGAGATCGACACCGACACCGTGCCCGTCCGCATCGCGGAAATCCGCGAGTCCGGGCGGCTGCGCCTGGCCGGCACGCACGAGATCGCGTTCGACGAGGACACCGACCTCACCATGCACCGGCGCAAGTCGTTGCCCGCGCACCCGAACGGCATGGTGTTCCGCGCGTTCGACGCGGCGGGCTCGCTGCTGCGCGAGCGCACGTACTACTCGGTCGGCGGCGGCTTCGTCCGCGACGAGTCGTACGAGACGGACACGGTGTTCGTCGAGGACTCGACACCGGTGCCGTACCCGTTCCGCACCGGCGCGGACCTCCTGGCGCACTGCGCGTCGACGGGGAAGCCGATCAGCGAGATCATGCTGGCGAATGAGCTGTCCTGGCGCACCGCCGAGGAAGTCCGGGAAGGACTCCTGGACATCTGGGCGGTCATGGCGGAGTGCGTCCGCAACGGCTGCACCCACGAAGGCGTCCTGCCGGGCGGCCTGAAGGTGCCGCGGCGGGCCCGCGCGCTGCACGAAAAGCTCCTGGCCGAGGACGGCGCGGACGACCCGCTCTACGCGATGGACTGGGTGAGCCTGTACGCCCTCGCCGTCAACGAGGAGAACGCGGCAGGCGGCCGGGTGGTGACGGCCCCGACCAACGGCGCGGCCGGCATCATCCCGGCGGTCCTGCACTACTACCAGCGCTTCATCCGGCACTCGTCGGACGACGGGATCGTGACGTTCCTGCTCACCGCGGGCGCGATCGGCTCGATCCTCAAGCAGACGGGCTCGATCTCCGGGGCGGAGGTCGGCTGCCAGGGCGAGGTCGGCTCGGCCTCGGCGATGGCGGCGGCCGGGCTGACGGAAGTGCTCGGCGGAACACCGGCCCATGTGGAGAACGCGGCGGAGATCGGCGTCGAGCACCACCTCGGGCTCACCTGCGACCCGGTCGGCGGCCTGGTCCAGATCCCGTGCATCGAGCGCAACGCGGTCGGAGCGTCGAAGGCGATCCACGCGGCCCGCATGGCCATGCGCGGCGACGGCAGCCACGTGGTCACGCTGGACAAGGCGATCAAGACGATGCGCGAGACGGGCGCGGACATGAGCGTGAAGTACAAGGAGACCGCCCGCGGCGGCCTGGCGGTGAACGTCATCGAGTGCTGA
- the gcvT gene encoding glycine cleavage system aminomethyltransferase GcvT, producing MSRETSLHGVHKGLGALFTDFAGWSMPVRYASELAEHKAVREAAGLFDLSHMAEIHVTGKQAADVLDFALVGNLTGVKPGRARYTMICNADGGVLDDLVVYRLEDEHYLVVANAGNAKVVADALAERVAGFDAKVDDRSETTALIAVQGPKAVEILGAVTDADLDALKYYASVPASVKGHDVLLARTGYTGEDGFELFVDADEAPALWRLLLEAGEPHGLVPAGLACRDTLRLEAGMPLYGNELTVEQSPFEAGLGRVVKFEKPGDFVGRAALEERSKQDVPRVRVGLKGAGRRAPRHGYKLLADGTEIGEVTSGALSPTLGYPIAMAYVDRAYAEPGTELSVDIRGRIEPVEVVALPFYSRA from the coding sequence GTGTCTCGCGAAACCTCTCTGCACGGAGTCCACAAGGGACTCGGTGCGCTGTTCACCGACTTCGCCGGCTGGTCCATGCCGGTCCGCTACGCCAGCGAGCTGGCCGAGCACAAGGCCGTCCGCGAGGCGGCCGGGCTGTTCGACCTCTCGCACATGGCCGAGATCCACGTCACCGGCAAGCAGGCGGCCGACGTCCTGGACTTCGCGCTGGTCGGCAACCTGACCGGGGTCAAGCCGGGCCGGGCGCGGTACACGATGATCTGCAACGCCGACGGCGGCGTCCTGGACGACCTGGTCGTCTACCGGCTGGAAGACGAGCACTACCTGGTCGTCGCGAACGCGGGCAACGCGAAGGTCGTCGCGGACGCCCTCGCCGAGCGGGTCGCGGGCTTCGACGCGAAAGTCGACGACCGCAGCGAGACCACGGCGCTGATCGCCGTCCAGGGCCCCAAGGCCGTCGAGATCCTGGGCGCGGTCACCGACGCCGACCTGGACGCGCTGAAGTACTACGCCAGCGTCCCGGCCTCGGTGAAGGGCCACGACGTCCTCCTGGCCCGCACCGGCTACACCGGCGAGGACGGCTTCGAGCTGTTCGTCGACGCCGACGAGGCCCCGGCGCTGTGGCGCCTGCTGCTGGAAGCCGGCGAGCCGCACGGCCTGGTCCCGGCCGGTCTCGCCTGCCGTGACACGCTGCGCCTCGAAGCCGGGATGCCGTTGTACGGCAACGAACTCACCGTCGAGCAGAGCCCCTTCGAAGCCGGGCTCGGCCGCGTGGTCAAGTTCGAGAAGCCGGGCGACTTCGTCGGCCGCGCGGCTCTGGAGGAGCGGTCCAAGCAGGACGTCCCGCGCGTGCGGGTGGGGCTGAAGGGCGCCGGTCGCCGAGCCCCGCGGCACGGCTACAAGCTGCTGGCCGACGGCACCGAGATCGGGGAAGTGACCAGCGGCGCGCTGTCGCCCACGCTGGGTTACCCGATCGCCATGGCGTACGTCGATCGGGCGTACGCCGAGCCCGGCACCGAGCTCTCCGTCGACATCCGGGGCAGGATCGAGCCCGTCGAGGTCGTCGCCCTGCCCTTCTACTCCCGCGCGTAA
- the gcvH gene encoding glycine cleavage system protein GcvH, with amino-acid sequence MSIPENLQYTKEHEWLKVEDGIATVGITAFAAESLGDIVFVQLPDPGSAITAGEVFGEVESTKSVSELYAPVSGEVVEVNGTTSDTPEVINSDPYTEGWLLKVRLTGDVPDLLDAAAYAAHTQEN; translated from the coding sequence GTGAGCATCCCCGAGAACCTGCAGTACACCAAGGAACACGAGTGGCTGAAGGTCGAGGACGGCATCGCCACCGTCGGCATCACCGCCTTCGCCGCCGAATCCCTCGGTGACATCGTGTTCGTCCAGCTGCCCGACCCGGGCTCGGCCATCACCGCCGGCGAGGTGTTCGGCGAGGTCGAGTCGACCAAGTCGGTCAGCGAGCTGTACGCGCCGGTCTCCGGCGAGGTCGTCGAGGTGAACGGCACCACATCGGACACCCCCGAGGTCATCAACTCCGACCCGTACACCGAAGGATGGCTCCTGAAGGTGCGTCTGACCGGGGACGTGCCGGACCTGCTCGACGCCGCCGCCTACGCCGCGCACACCCAGGAGAACTGA
- the gcvP gene encoding aminomethyl-transferring glycine dehydrogenase, with translation MTSTQFDARHIGPSEAERAKMLAECGYGSLDALVGAAVPSAIRATRDLVLPPAASEEEATAELRALAARNRPMTQMIGLGYSDTVTPGVIRRNVLENPAWYTAYTPYQPEISQGRLEALLNFQTMVADLTGLATANASLLDESTAVAEAVTLMRRASKSKSNKVVLDAECLPQTIAVVRTRVEALGIEVEVRDLLTGLPDEFFGVVVQYPGASGVLRGRGFYHAISESAKAAGALYTVAADLLALTLITSPGEFGADVAAGSTQRFGVPLGYGGPHAGYMSVRAGLERSLPGRLVGVSVDADGNPAYRLALQTREQHIRREKATSNICTAQVLPAVLAAMYAVYHGPDGLKKIAQRVHGLAAGFAEALRRTGVEVVHESFFDTVVARVPGGAAEVHAAAREAGINLGHVDADHVRVAFDEVSTPAITAKVLRAFGVEEEAGDGVALPSGLARESGFMGHEVFGTHRSETAMLRYLRKLSDLDYALDRGMIPLGSCTMKLNATTEMEPISWREFAGIHPFAPAEDAEGYHVLVAQLAEWLAEVTGYDKVSLQPNAGSQGELAGLLAIRAYHRANGDEARDVCLIPSSAHGTNAASAVLAGMRVVVVKCTDEGNVDLADLRSKVDAHKDTLAAIMVTYPSTHGVYEHDIDELAKIVHDGGGQVYVDGANLNALLGLAKPGEFGGDVSHLNLHKTFCIPHGGGGPGVGPVAVRAHLAPYLPNHPLLDAAGPETGVGPISGAPYGSASILPISWAYVRMMGAPGLTAATKVAVLAANYVASRLAPHYPVLYTGQDGLVAHECILDLRQITKETGVTVDDVAKRLIDYGFHAPTMSFPVAGTLMVEPTESEDLGEIDRFCDAMIAIRAEIDEVAGGKWSAEESPLRGAPHTAETLVGEWDKRYDRELAVYPAGVSRKNKYWPPVRRIDGARGDRNLVCSCPPLNAYEG, from the coding sequence ATCACCTCCACGCAGTTCGACGCCCGCCACATCGGCCCGTCCGAGGCCGAACGCGCGAAAATGCTGGCCGAGTGCGGCTACGGCAGCCTGGACGCCCTCGTCGGCGCCGCCGTCCCGAGCGCCATCCGCGCCACCCGTGACCTGGTCCTCCCGCCCGCCGCCTCCGAAGAAGAGGCCACCGCGGAGCTGCGTGCCCTCGCCGCGCGCAACCGGCCGATGACGCAGATGATCGGCCTGGGCTACTCCGACACCGTCACCCCCGGCGTGATCCGCCGGAACGTCCTCGAGAACCCGGCCTGGTACACCGCGTACACGCCCTACCAGCCGGAAATCTCGCAGGGGCGCCTCGAAGCCCTCCTCAACTTCCAGACGATGGTCGCCGACCTGACCGGCCTGGCCACCGCGAACGCCTCGCTGCTGGACGAGTCGACCGCCGTCGCCGAAGCCGTCACGCTGATGCGCCGCGCGTCGAAGTCCAAGTCGAACAAGGTCGTGCTGGACGCCGAGTGCCTGCCGCAGACCATCGCCGTCGTGCGCACCCGCGTCGAGGCCCTGGGCATCGAGGTCGAGGTCCGCGACCTGCTCACCGGCCTGCCCGACGAGTTCTTCGGCGTCGTCGTCCAGTACCCCGGCGCGTCCGGTGTGCTGCGCGGCCGCGGCTTCTACCACGCGATTTCCGAGTCGGCCAAGGCCGCGGGCGCGCTGTACACCGTCGCCGCCGACCTGCTCGCGCTCACCCTGATCACCTCGCCCGGCGAGTTCGGCGCCGACGTCGCCGCGGGCTCGACCCAGCGCTTCGGCGTCCCGCTCGGCTACGGCGGCCCGCACGCCGGGTACATGTCCGTCCGCGCCGGCCTCGAGCGCTCGCTGCCCGGCCGCCTGGTCGGTGTCTCGGTCGACGCCGACGGCAACCCCGCCTACCGGCTCGCGCTGCAGACGCGGGAGCAGCACATCCGCCGCGAGAAGGCGACGTCGAACATCTGCACCGCGCAGGTCCTCCCGGCCGTTCTGGCCGCGATGTACGCCGTCTACCACGGCCCGGACGGCCTGAAGAAGATCGCCCAGCGCGTCCACGGCCTCGCCGCGGGCTTCGCCGAGGCGCTGCGCAGGACCGGCGTCGAGGTCGTGCACGAGTCCTTCTTCGACACCGTCGTCGCGCGCGTCCCGGGCGGGGCCGCCGAGGTCCACGCGGCCGCCCGCGAGGCCGGGATCAACCTCGGGCACGTCGACGCCGACCACGTCCGCGTCGCCTTCGACGAGGTCAGCACCCCCGCGATCACCGCGAAGGTCCTTCGCGCGTTCGGCGTCGAAGAAGAGGCCGGCGACGGTGTCGCGCTGCCCAGCGGCCTGGCCCGCGAGAGCGGCTTCATGGGCCACGAGGTCTTCGGCACCCACCGCTCCGAGACGGCGATGCTGCGCTACCTGCGCAAGCTGTCCGACCTGGACTACGCCCTCGACCGCGGCATGATCCCGCTCGGCTCCTGCACGATGAAGCTCAACGCCACCACCGAGATGGAGCCGATCAGCTGGCGCGAGTTCGCCGGCATCCACCCGTTCGCCCCGGCCGAGGACGCCGAGGGCTACCACGTCCTCGTCGCCCAGCTCGCCGAGTGGCTGGCCGAGGTCACCGGCTACGACAAGGTGTCGCTGCAGCCGAACGCGGGCAGCCAGGGCGAGCTGGCCGGGCTCCTGGCCATCCGCGCGTACCACCGCGCGAACGGCGACGAGGCCCGGGACGTCTGCCTGATCCCGTCGTCCGCGCACGGCACCAACGCCGCCTCCGCGGTGCTCGCCGGGATGCGCGTGGTCGTCGTCAAGTGCACCGACGAGGGAAACGTCGACCTGGCCGACCTGCGGTCCAAGGTGGACGCCCACAAGGACACGCTCGCCGCGATCATGGTGACGTACCCGTCCACGCACGGCGTGTACGAGCACGACATCGACGAGCTGGCGAAGATCGTCCACGACGGCGGCGGCCAGGTGTACGTCGACGGCGCGAACCTCAACGCGCTGCTCGGCCTGGCCAAGCCGGGCGAGTTCGGCGGCGACGTCTCGCACCTGAACCTGCACAAGACCTTCTGCATCCCGCACGGCGGTGGCGGCCCCGGCGTCGGCCCGGTCGCGGTGCGCGCGCACCTCGCGCCCTACCTGCCGAACCACCCGCTGCTCGACGCGGCCGGTCCCGAGACCGGCGTCGGCCCGATCAGCGGCGCGCCCTACGGCTCGGCGTCGATCCTGCCGATTTCCTGGGCCTACGTCCGGATGATGGGCGCGCCCGGCCTGACCGCGGCCACCAAGGTCGCCGTGCTGGCCGCGAACTACGTGGCTTCGCGGCTCGCGCCGCACTACCCGGTGCTCTACACCGGCCAGGACGGCCTGGTCGCGCACGAGTGCATCCTCGACCTGCGCCAGATCACCAAGGAGACCGGCGTGACGGTCGACGACGTCGCCAAGCGGCTCATCGACTACGGCTTCCACGCGCCGACCATGTCGTTCCCGGTCGCCGGCACGCTGATGGTCGAGCCGACCGAGTCCGAGGACCTGGGCGAGATCGACCGGTTCTGCGACGCGATGATCGCCATCCGCGCCGAGATCGACGAGGTCGCAGGCGGCAAGTGGAGCGCCGAGGAGTCGCCGCTGCGCGGGGCCCCGCACACGGCCGAGACGCTGGTCGGGGAGTGGGACAAGCGCTACGACCGGGAGCTGGCCGTGTACCCGGCGGGTGTTTCGCGCAAGAACAAGTACTGGCCCCCGGTGCGTCGCATCGACGGCGCCCGCGGCGACCGTAACCTCGTGTGCTCCTGCCCGCCCCTCAACGCTTACGAAGGCTGA
- the glyA gene encoding serine hydroxymethyltransferase: MTTFDAHLADVDPEVAAAVADELTRQQSTLEMIASENFAPVGVLEAQGSVLTNKYAEGYPGRRYYGGCEHVDVVEQLAIDRAKALFGAEHANVQPHSGAQANAAAMFAVLKPGDTILGLDLAHGGHLTHGMKINFSGKLYNVVAYHVDKETGIVDLAEIERLAVEHEPKLIIAGWSAYPRQLDFAEFRRIADKVGAKLMVDMAHFAGLVAAGLHPSPVPHADIVTTTTHKTLGGPRGGLILSREELAKKINSAVFPGQQGGPLEHVIAAKAVALKIAASEEFKERQQRTLEGSRILAERLSQSDCADAGVRVLTGGTDVHLVLVDLVQSTLDGQQAEDRLHEVGITVNRNAVPFDPRPPMITSGLRIGTPALATRGFQAEDFTEVADVIAEALKPDFDDAVRAKLRDRVETLAKKHPLYADLSR, translated from the coding sequence ATGACGACTTTCGACGCCCACCTCGCCGACGTCGACCCCGAGGTCGCCGCGGCCGTCGCCGACGAGCTGACCCGCCAGCAGTCCACCCTGGAGATGATCGCTTCCGAGAACTTCGCCCCGGTGGGCGTGCTCGAGGCGCAGGGCTCGGTGCTGACCAACAAGTACGCCGAGGGTTACCCCGGCCGCCGCTACTACGGCGGCTGCGAGCACGTCGACGTCGTCGAGCAGCTCGCCATCGACCGCGCGAAGGCCCTCTTCGGCGCCGAGCACGCCAACGTCCAGCCGCACTCGGGCGCGCAGGCCAACGCGGCCGCGATGTTCGCCGTGCTCAAGCCGGGCGACACGATCCTCGGCCTCGACCTGGCGCACGGCGGCCACCTGACGCACGGGATGAAGATCAACTTCTCGGGCAAGCTCTACAACGTGGTCGCCTACCACGTCGACAAGGAGACCGGGATCGTCGACCTGGCCGAGATCGAGCGGCTGGCCGTCGAGCACGAGCCGAAGCTGATCATCGCCGGCTGGTCGGCCTACCCGCGTCAGCTCGACTTCGCCGAGTTCCGCCGGATCGCCGACAAGGTCGGCGCGAAGCTGATGGTGGACATGGCGCACTTCGCCGGGCTGGTCGCGGCCGGGCTGCACCCGTCGCCGGTGCCGCACGCCGACATCGTCACCACGACCACGCACAAGACCCTCGGCGGCCCGCGCGGCGGGCTCATCCTCAGCCGCGAGGAGCTGGCGAAGAAGATCAACTCGGCGGTGTTCCCCGGCCAGCAGGGCGGGCCGCTGGAACACGTCATCGCGGCCAAGGCTGTCGCGTTGAAGATCGCCGCGAGCGAGGAGTTCAAGGAGCGCCAGCAGCGCACCCTCGAAGGCTCGCGGATCCTGGCCGAGCGGCTGTCGCAGTCGGACTGCGCCGACGCCGGGGTCCGGGTGCTGACCGGCGGCACCGACGTCCACCTGGTGCTCGTCGACCTCGTCCAGTCCACTCTGGACGGCCAGCAGGCCGAGGACCGGCTGCACGAGGTCGGCATCACGGTCAACCGCAACGCCGTCCCGTTCGACCCGCGGCCGCCGATGATCACCTCCGGCCTGCGGATCGGCACGCCGGCGCTGGCCACCCGCGGGTTCCAGGCGGAAGATTTCACCGAGGTCGCCGACGTCATCGCCGAGGCGCTGAAGCCGGACTTCGACGACGCCGTGCGCGCCAAGCTGCGCGACCGCGTCGAGACCCTCGCGAAGAAGCACCCGCTGTACGCGGACCTGTCCCGATGA
- the lipA gene encoding lipoyl synthase, whose translation MSAQPEGRKLLRLEVRNSETPIEKKPSWIKTRVRMGPEFTELKGLVRREGLHTVCEEAGCPNIYECWEDREATFLIGGDQCTRRCDFCQIDTGKPAVLDRAEPRKVAESVQAMGLRYSTVTGVARDDLEDGGAWLYAETVRQIHALNPGTGVELLIPDFNADPAQLAEVFGSRPEVLAHNVETVPRIFKRIRPGFRYARSLEVITAAREAGLVTKSNLILGMGETPDEVAPAMRDLVDAGCEILTITQYLRPSPRHHPVDRWVKPEEFVEHSKAAEAMGFAGVMAGPLVRSSYRAGRLYAQTKRYRGEELPENLAHLPDQGPASQEASSLLAR comes from the coding sequence ATGAGCGCTCAGCCCGAAGGGCGGAAGCTGCTGCGTCTCGAGGTTCGCAACAGTGAGACGCCGATCGAGAAGAAGCCGTCGTGGATCAAGACGCGGGTGCGGATGGGGCCGGAGTTCACGGAGCTCAAGGGTCTGGTTCGTCGTGAGGGTCTGCACACGGTGTGTGAAGAGGCGGGTTGTCCCAACATTTACGAGTGCTGGGAGGATCGTGAGGCGACGTTTCTGATCGGTGGGGATCAGTGCACGCGGCGGTGTGATTTCTGTCAGATCGACACGGGGAAACCCGCGGTTCTCGACCGGGCTGAGCCGCGGAAGGTGGCGGAGTCGGTGCAGGCCATGGGCTTGCGGTACTCCACCGTCACCGGTGTCGCTCGCGACGACCTGGAGGACGGCGGCGCGTGGCTGTATGCCGAGACCGTGCGTCAGATTCACGCTCTCAACCCCGGTACCGGTGTGGAGCTGCTGATCCCGGACTTCAACGCGGATCCGGCGCAGTTGGCCGAGGTGTTCGGGTCGCGGCCGGAGGTGCTGGCGCACAACGTGGAGACGGTGCCGCGGATTTTCAAGCGGATCCGTCCCGGTTTCCGGTACGCGCGGTCGTTGGAGGTCATCACGGCGGCGCGTGAGGCTGGGCTGGTGACGAAGTCGAATTTGATCCTGGGTATGGGTGAGACGCCTGACGAGGTGGCGCCGGCGATGCGGGATCTGGTGGACGCGGGGTGCGAGATCTTGACGATCACGCAGTATCTGCGTCCTTCGCCGCGGCATCACCCGGTGGATCGGTGGGTGAAGCCGGAGGAGTTCGTGGAGCACTCCAAGGCCGCGGAGGCGATGGGTTTCGCGGGTGTGATGGCGGGGCCGTTGGTGCGGTCTTCGTACCGCGCGGGACGGCTCTACGCCCAGACCAAGCGTTACCGTGGAGAAGAGCTGCCGGAAAACCTGGCCCACCTCCCCGACCAGGGCCCGGCTTCGCAAGAAGCCAGCTCCCTGCTGGCGCGATAG
- a CDS encoding FadR/GntR family transcriptional regulator, whose protein sequence is MESTSVVNAGEALFRPVRTGNAFEETVERLLQAIRLGVVGAGERLPSERELAERLGVSRVTLREAIRALSDAGYVESRRGRYGGTFVHDTLPAPPEPGGKVDPATLEDALSLRYVLETGAAEMAAARSLSPADRQHLTGTLAEAAGADLDDYRRRDSRLHLAIAEVTASGSLTTAVADARTRVNQLLDRIPLLPPNLEHSNAQHEAIVDAILAGDAPAARRAMAEHIEGTASLLRAFLS, encoded by the coding sequence ATGGAGTCGACCTCGGTGGTGAATGCCGGCGAAGCGCTGTTCCGGCCGGTCCGCACCGGCAACGCCTTCGAGGAGACCGTCGAACGGCTGCTGCAGGCCATCCGGCTGGGCGTCGTCGGCGCGGGGGAGCGGCTGCCTTCCGAACGCGAGCTCGCCGAGCGGCTCGGCGTGAGCCGCGTCACGCTGCGCGAGGCCATCCGGGCCCTCTCCGACGCCGGTTACGTCGAGTCACGGCGGGGCCGGTACGGCGGCACGTTCGTGCACGACACCCTGCCCGCCCCGCCCGAGCCCGGCGGCAAGGTCGACCCCGCCACGCTGGAGGACGCGCTCAGCCTCCGCTACGTCCTCGAGACCGGCGCCGCCGAGATGGCCGCCGCCCGGTCGCTCAGCCCGGCCGACCGGCAGCACCTCACCGGCACCCTCGCCGAGGCCGCGGGCGCGGACCTGGACGACTACCGCCGCCGGGACTCCCGGCTGCACCTGGCCATCGCCGAGGTGACCGCCTCCGGCTCGCTGACCACCGCGGTGGCCGACGCCCGCACCCGCGTCAACCAGCTGCTCGACCGCATCCCGCTGCTGCCGCCCAACCTCGAGCACTCGAACGCCCAGCACGAGGCGATCGTCGACGCGATACTGGCCGGTGACGCGCCCGCCGCCCGCCGGGCGATGGCCGAACACATCGAAGGCACCGCTTCGCTGCTCCGGGCGTTCCTGTCCTGA